From Nilaparvata lugens isolate BPH chromosome 7, ASM1435652v1, whole genome shotgun sequence, one genomic window encodes:
- the LOC111059608 gene encoding uncharacterized protein LOC111059608 codes for MISDSASICLRLLQYCCRNWEMKSSRLLMSRIRLWKNISGSPSNRLDSWKRHTNQEVGGGWRLTGHVGWRLGGGTLRSFGDAWSDLRRRRYRVGRPHSLISLSRTLIGINRIDDVINLRRRQLGQVLRVETDGAYAASLSLSWGLRDIVLWLLIGRCRSYIVLGVVAEVGDLRVSW; via the exons ATGATCTCTGATAGTGCGTCCATCTGCTTACGTTTGCTCCAATACTGCTGcaggaattgggagatgaagtcctccaggctattgatgtctcgcatccggctctggaaaaacatcagtggctcgccgagtaatagactggacagttggaaacgccatactaaccaagag gttggtggcGGCTGGCGGTTGACTGGTCACGTCGGATGGCGACTGGGTGGCGGCACTCTCCGTTCCTTTGGCGAtgcttggagcgatctgcgaagacgccggtaccgggttggacgccctcactccctcatctccctcagccggactctcatcggaattaatcgcatcgacgacgttatcaatcttcgtagaagacaattgggccaagttttgcgggtcgaaactgatggagcatatgctgcctccctctctctctcgtggggtctccgcgACATTGTCCTGTGGTTGTTGATTGGCCGGTGTCGTAGCTACATAGTTTTGGGGGTGGTCGCTGAAGTAGGAGATTTGCGAGTTAGCTGgtga